The following coding sequences are from one Mycolicibacterium aichiense window:
- a CDS encoding adenylate/guanylate cyclase domain-containing protein: MERIWQAAWDRFKSRYSWAAWLLTFLLAYPVYVAWSLAIVAFERSDRYVEAAAVTAVVVLGYLFTVVIPGGKDPRIIERWAAGEGVDRETALRATYDYGRKLIVRGMLFTFPWVAAQFVAVGMIAGASVSRLVHYAVVGAIAGTAGQLIVNHSYVESTLRPARAAMVSDTEIGDYLPRSRPAFATWTTAAMLGVGFAFAVVGAILGAVLDVARHGPLLAMLIGGVLVLVVGPSLWAAYSPLLQPIHDLTAATLRVAAGDFSRRLPVVQDDDLGALAASFNRMQAGLTERQRLQAAFGTYVDPVLAARLLEQGDDIFTGERREVTVMFIDVRDFTPFAEANTAEDTVARLNALFEIVVPAVVDASGHINKFLGDGAMVVFGAPNDLADHADAAAAAAVRIHRLVAERFGGELRIGIGINTGKVIAGTIGAGSHLEFTLIGDTTNVAARVEQLTKTTGDAILLTQQTVEAFLTRPAGLADRGVHALKGKSAPTRVFGLDPAESGIVEIGSGTEPVH; this comes from the coding sequence GGTTGCTCACCTTCCTTCTGGCGTACCCGGTGTATGTCGCCTGGTCGTTGGCCATCGTCGCCTTCGAACGGTCCGACCGCTACGTCGAGGCTGCCGCGGTGACCGCGGTCGTGGTGCTCGGGTACCTGTTCACTGTCGTGATTCCGGGCGGGAAGGATCCCCGCATCATCGAGCGATGGGCCGCCGGAGAGGGCGTTGACCGGGAGACCGCACTGCGCGCCACCTACGACTATGGCCGCAAACTCATCGTCAGGGGAATGTTGTTCACCTTCCCCTGGGTTGCTGCGCAGTTCGTCGCGGTCGGGATGATCGCCGGCGCCAGCGTGTCACGGCTCGTCCACTATGCGGTTGTCGGCGCCATCGCCGGCACCGCAGGCCAACTGATCGTGAACCACAGTTACGTCGAATCGACCCTGAGACCCGCCAGGGCTGCGATGGTCTCGGACACCGAGATCGGCGATTACCTTCCACGCTCCCGTCCGGCCTTCGCCACCTGGACCACTGCGGCCATGCTGGGGGTGGGCTTCGCATTTGCCGTCGTGGGCGCGATTCTGGGAGCAGTGTTGGACGTGGCCAGGCATGGCCCACTTCTGGCAATGCTGATCGGTGGTGTGCTGGTTCTCGTCGTCGGCCCGTCGCTTTGGGCCGCGTATTCTCCACTCCTACAACCCATTCACGACCTCACCGCAGCAACATTGCGAGTTGCCGCCGGTGATTTCAGCCGACGCCTGCCGGTGGTACAAGACGACGATCTTGGCGCGCTGGCGGCATCGTTCAACCGGATGCAGGCGGGTTTGACTGAGCGGCAACGACTTCAGGCAGCGTTCGGGACGTATGTCGATCCCGTCTTGGCGGCGCGACTGCTCGAACAGGGTGACGACATCTTCACCGGTGAGCGCCGTGAGGTGACGGTGATGTTCATCGACGTCCGTGACTTCACCCCGTTCGCCGAGGCCAATACCGCGGAGGACACCGTCGCTCGCCTCAATGCACTCTTCGAGATAGTGGTTCCTGCCGTGGTCGACGCCAGCGGGCACATCAACAAATTCCTCGGTGATGGCGCCATGGTCGTGTTCGGCGCGCCCAATGATCTTGCCGATCATGCGGACGCCGCGGCGGCTGCGGCGGTGCGGATTCACCGACTCGTCGCCGAGCGCTTCGGCGGTGAACTCCGGATCGGGATCGGCATCAATACGGGCAAGGTGATCGCCGGAACCATCGGTGCGGGAAGTCATCTCGAGTTCACATTGATCGGCGACACCACGAACGTCGCGGCTCGTGTCGAGCAGCTCACCAAGACCACCGGTGACGCCATCCTTCTTACGCAGCAGACCGTCGAGGCCTTCCTGACCCGCCCCGCGGGACTGGCCGACCGAGGCGTCCACGCACTGAAGGGCAAATCGGCGCCAACGCGAGTGTTCGGCCTCGACCCGGCGGAGAGCGGAATTGTTGAGATCGGTAGCGGCACCGAGCCAGTGCACTGA